Proteins encoded in a region of the Streptomyces sp. NBC_01298 genome:
- the alc gene encoding allantoicase, whose product MRPSPAHQPASAESAYAAPYVSGDPYADYRGTDAAFTRLTDLADRRLGAGVVAANDEFFADREKLLSRTPAVFDVHDYGNKGKVMDGWETRRRRGADAANPFPTDADHDWALVRLGAAGVIRGVVVDTAHFRGNFPQQVSIEAAAFDGTPSVAELQEDGRAWHVILPRTPVRGHAANAFPIDSDRRWTHLRINQHPDGGIARLRVHGEVVPDPEWLGLLGTFDVACVANGGSVTDASDGFYSSPGNTIMPGLSQKQDDGWETRRRRDKGNDWIEYRLAAQSEIRAVEVDTAYLKGNAAGWVSLSVKDGDAADWTEVLPRTALQPDTLHRLPLTVPATATHARLDVYPDGGLARLRLHGNLTQTGAAALTARATRATRGE is encoded by the coding sequence ATGCGACCTTCCCCCGCCCACCAGCCCGCTTCCGCCGAGTCCGCCTACGCCGCTCCGTACGTCTCCGGTGACCCGTACGCCGACTACCGCGGCACCGACGCCGCCTTCACCCGGCTGACCGACCTCGCCGACCGCCGGCTCGGCGCGGGAGTCGTCGCGGCCAACGACGAGTTCTTCGCGGACCGGGAGAAGCTCCTCTCCCGCACCCCCGCCGTCTTCGACGTCCACGACTACGGGAACAAGGGCAAGGTCATGGACGGCTGGGAGACCCGCCGCCGCCGCGGAGCCGACGCCGCCAACCCCTTCCCTACCGACGCCGACCACGACTGGGCCCTGGTCCGCCTCGGCGCCGCCGGCGTCATCCGCGGCGTCGTCGTGGACACCGCCCACTTCCGGGGCAACTTCCCCCAGCAAGTCAGCATCGAGGCAGCCGCGTTCGACGGCACGCCCTCCGTCGCCGAACTCCAGGAGGACGGCCGCGCCTGGCACGTCATCCTGCCCCGTACCCCCGTCCGCGGCCACGCCGCCAACGCGTTCCCCATCGACTCCGACCGCCGCTGGACCCACCTGCGGATCAACCAGCACCCCGACGGCGGCATCGCCCGCCTCCGCGTCCACGGCGAGGTCGTCCCCGACCCGGAGTGGCTGGGCCTCCTCGGAACCTTCGACGTGGCCTGCGTCGCCAACGGCGGCAGCGTGACGGACGCGTCGGACGGCTTCTACTCCTCGCCGGGCAACACGATCATGCCGGGGCTCTCGCAGAAGCAGGACGACGGCTGGGAGACCCGGCGCCGCCGCGACAAGGGCAACGACTGGATCGAGTACCGGCTCGCCGCGCAGAGCGAGATCCGTGCGGTGGAAGTCGACACGGCGTACCTGAAGGGCAACGCCGCCGGCTGGGTGTCCCTGTCGGTCAAGGACGGCGACGCCGCCGACTGGACCGAGGTGCTGCCCCGGACCGCCCTCCAGCCCGACACCCTGCACCGCCTCCCCCTGACGGTCCCCGCCACGGCCACCCACGCCCGCCTGGACGTCTACCCCGACGGCGGCCTGGCCCGCCTGCGCCTCCACGGCAACCTCACCCAGACCGGCGCGGCCGCCCTGACCGCCCGCGCGACCCGGGCGACGCGCGGGG